The region CCTTGAAGGTTTACGCTCTACCATTAGCAGTGCTTCCATCATCCGACAATTCTTGAAACAGGTAGTATAGACCAGATTGGACTCCATCATGTATATGGCATGTTCAACTATCACCCTCCTGATGCCAGGACAATGAGCAGTGGGTATCATATTTGAGCTAAGTGCATTGACAAGCCTCTTTATAAATCTATCCTTAACATGACCATGCTCTAGTTCTCGTGCAAAATCGTCAGGAGTGGCATTACATATTTGTGAACTAAGACCAATAAGGACCTCCAGTTCTGTCCCTTCTGCATCCATTATTCCTTCCAGCACCTATAGTGGAAATGGATAAGCTATGTAAGCCATGATTAAACTTCAGTAATATTTGCAAATTCTTTTTAAGTGGTTGACATTGCCGTCCATTTATTTAGTTGTGTTGTGTGTAGCAAGCATAATGTATTATCATCAGACATCAGAGGAGAAATGTTGCAGTAACTTGTTAAATTTTAAGTTACACTATATGCCTCTAATATTGCACATGTAGCTTATGTTTGTGGGGCTCACCTCTCTCAGAATGTAGGAAATTTCCTTCAGGTCAGAGTTGCGAAGCTCAGATCGAGCATGCACACACATATTCCGCAACAGGCTTGATGCTACATACCTGTACTTGTCACTATGGATCATAAGTGTTAGTTCCTTGATAAACATGTACCCTGGTTCTGCTAACATAATCAAGCAGTTGTTGGCACTCTCCATTGCCAGTACTGCCAATGCTTGCCCGGAGATCATTCGTAGCAAGTGATCTGAATCTGCACTTGAGGGTGTACCTTGGCTGAGAAATGCATCCATCAACCTGCTAATGATCACGGGGATCTGTCCGATCTCCTCCTTCACATTTTCCTCCATGGCAAGGTTTCTAAGGAGTTCTGTTGTGAGCTCCCTAAGTTCATGACTGCTCCCTCTATTGTCCAAGATCTCTGCAAGGTTGCTCAAAATGAAGGGATGTTCTGTAATATTCTGACGCAAAGTTACACCAAATTTCCCTTTAGTACTTGAAAGTCTTGCCAGCAACTTCAGAGATGAAAGTTTCAGCAGTGTCTTGTGTGTCTCACTAATATTTGTCATGACAGTTATGTTGCTTGTGAACTCTACAATCTTTGAGATGAGGCCAGTCGCTCTATTGATTTCTATACCATTCTCCAGATCAAAGCTAGCAAGCTTTTGAAGAATGAACATGCCCTGTACAGAGAGAAGATCCTGGTTGGTCGATGGCTCCTCCTCCAGAACAGATGGACGTTCTGTAGTCTCTCTCCAGTATCCGAGTATATGGGTGTTCTGTTCGTCCGTGTAAGTTGTTGGCTCCTCTCTTGGAATCAAACAGTAAACAGCCATCTGTTTCAACCATTTAAGCAGCGAGGATGTCTGTTCGTTCCTGCTAACTCGCTGAATCAGGTTGTCTTGTTTTGCCTCAGGGCTACCAATGTCCAAAAACGGATTCTTTATATTCTCTCTGTGAATAGTGTCCAAAAGTGAGGCTATGAGTTGCACTGCCCCAGGTATTTGGACAACTCTAAGGTTATCAGCGAGCTCGGCCGTGACTTTTGCAGCAAATGTTCTAATATCTCTATCCACTTCACTTGTCCAGCCCAACATGCTGATCAAGCAGGTCACTGTCTTTGTGTAAGTGGTGAGTTCTAACGTGGCTTTAGTCTTTAGGGGCTCCTTTTTCAGAAATTTGTGTAGCATCTTAAGCCCATAGAGTTGCATCTTGGGTGAGTCTGACTTCAAAGAATCCATTGCAAATATGATGAGGCTGGTCTTCTTTGGAGCAAGCATAGAACCTTCCATGCATCTGTCGAAGGCATATGCATAATACAAATTGACATATTGCACTTCAGAGGGACCTCTAAACCCAACACGATGGATCAGGGATCTTCTTAAGATGAATGAAAACATCTCAAGGATGGCGGCAACAATGTAGAGTAATCCTTGTCCAAGCACCATCACATAAAAGATGATGAGAGATGGCTCAAGGTTTGTCTTGCTCTCAAGGTTTTGCTTGTAGTCCTGTCGTATGACTATAAGGCGCCACACTGCCAGCCCAATGCGCAATGCTGCTGCTGGAATCTGGAGGTTGCCCAATGGCGCTATCATTAGAGCAATTATGACCATCGCAAGGTTAAAGCTTCGAACACAAATCATTGACGCAGCAAACAAGCACGAGTTCAGAATAACTCGATGCCAAAGTGCTATTTTGCTGCCAAGAACACAATCTGCTAGTTTGACGATACCTGGGAACCGTAGTCTGCTGATTGTGAGTAGGAGCACCACCACAAATATTAGCAAGTACACTGTGCAGTAGGCAACTGAGCCAAGTCTTTGACTGTTGAAATTTTCATAGACCCTATGCAGTACAGAGGGACAAAGCAGTAGGATTGCAACCATTGGGCGCCATAATGAGATCGCACAGCGTAGCGGATCACACATGGGTGGAATTGCAGCTTCTGGACATAGAATTGGACCGATCACAATTATTCCCACCGACAAAGTTAGTATCACTATTATTTCATGATTGCCCCATATATCAATTATGCCCATCAGAACATTGAAGAAGCATATGAGCAAGATCAGCTCATTCGAGCCAAGAGATCTGAAAGCACCTCTACTGCGGAAGAACAATTGGTAATCAAGCCTGTTGTTGCGGCTGAACATCCTGAAGCACATGCGTATGGGGTATAGTTAGACAAAAAAGGCAACATACAATGAACAAAGCAAAGGCGGCATGCTTGTATCTAAATCAGAGTGACAATTGCCAAATTTGGGACCCTTTTTCGAGAAAACACAAAGAACTCCCTGTCTTGATGCATGATAGAAGAAAAGAGTTATGTACAAGCCCAAGGAAAGGCTACAACCCAGATCACAACAGTACACTCCTAAGGGCTAGGTGTTGGTGCTAAaatcggcagatcttgggtagggggtcccgaactggtgATCTTGGCACGATTGTGAACAGGAAGTAAAGGGgacatatttttacccaggttcgggccctctcaaaggggtaaaaccctacgtcctgtttgtATTGTATTTATTGTGGATGGGGTACTAGGTATagatgatctaccttgagatcatatgGATGAGTTGTAACCTCTTAGTCTTGAAAgtgtgcctctacagactaaatccCTCACCTTGTATAGGCACCAAGGGTATCTAAGGTTATAAGTATGGCAGTTACTACTAGGGATAACATGCCGATCATTCAAATATGCCTTGAAGTGTACGCCAAGTCTTCAGAGGATTCCATCTTGAGTATGTCGAGGGCTAGGGCATGTGTGGCCCATTCTTTAGTTGTTGACGGTTCCTCGGCCCGGCCCATGACTGGCAGGCCGACGTGGTGTgcccccccctaatccaggacaacaTCACTAGGCACCATCGGTAGTAGGTCTGCAAGGCACTCTGATCCTGTTTCTGCCCATGATTGTCCCTCAATTTTAATCGTATCGATTAGGCTAGCGAGCTTGGGCTGCTCCACGTCAAAGACAACTAATTTCTGTCACTTCCAAATCACACTAGGCCATGAGCATGATCACTAATGAGGTGACTTTCCTCACAGTGATAGGGGTGGAAGGTGGCCTGCTG is a window of Triticum dicoccoides isolate Atlit2015 ecotype Zavitan chromosome 2B, WEW_v2.0, whole genome shotgun sequence DNA encoding:
- the LOC119367422 gene encoding uncharacterized protein LOC119367422 — protein: MGLNLFIRFVALMERLGDALGTLAFTWATVVLLGGYANSNDLGSDFGVLTAIVFLEALRMFSRNNRLDYQLFFRSRGAFRSLGSNELILLICFFNVLMGIIDIWGNHEIIVILTLSVGIIVIGPILCPEAAIPPMCDPLRCAISLWRPMVAILLLCPSVLHRVYENFNSQRLGSVAYCTVYLLIFVVVLLLTISRLRFPGIVKLADCVLGSKIALWHRVILNSCLFAASMICVRSFNLAMVIIALMIAPLGNLQIPAAALRIGLAVWRLIVIRQDYKQNLESKTNLEPSLIIFYVMVLGQGLLYIVAAILEMFSFILRRSLIHRVGFRGPSEVQYVNLYYAYAFDRCMEGSMLAPKKTSLIIFAMDSLKSDSPKMQLYGLKMLHKFLKKEPLKTKATLELTTYTKTVTCLISMLGWTSEVDRDIRTFAAKVTAELADNLRVVQIPGAVQLIASLLDTIHRENIKNPFLDIGSPEAKQDNLIQRVSRNEQTSSLLKWLKQMAVYCLIPREEPTTYTDEQNTHILGYWRETTERPSVLEEEPSTNQDLLSVQGMFILQKLASFDLENGIEINRATGLISKIVEFTSNITVMTNISETHKTLLKLSSLKLLARLSSTKGKFGVTLRQNITEHPFILSNLAEILDNRGSSHELRELTTELLRNLAMEENVKEEIGQIPVIISRLMDAFLSQGTPSSADSDHLLRMISGQALAVLAMESANNCLIMLAEPGYMFIKELTLMIHSDKYRYVASSLLRNMCVHARSELRNSDLKEISYILREVLEGIMDAEGTELEVLIGLSSQICNATPDDFARELEHGHVKDRFIKRLVNALSSNMIPTAHCPGIRRVIVEHAIYMMESNLVYTTCFKNCRMMEALLMVERKPSRAENYRFFLGDAGLMKHSIPLSALVARAKELMGH